From the Ruania alkalisoli genome, one window contains:
- a CDS encoding sulfurtransferase: MPLPYDDAEKFTAYAHPERLVSTDWLAEHLGDPGLVVVESDEDVLLYDTGHIPGAVKIDWHTDLNDPVTRDYVDGEGFAALMAAKGISRDTTVVIYGDKNNWWAAYALWVFTLFGHPDVRLLDGGRALWVAEGRDFTKEVPSPQPTDYPVVEREDTVVRAFKEDVLGFLGGQLVDVRSLPEYTGERTHMPDYPDEGSLRGGHIPGAQSVPWARAANEDGTFKSRTELEEIYRHEKGLSPQEPVIAYCRIGERSSHTWFVLSHLLGFPHVRNYDGSWTEWGNAVRVPIVRGEQPGEVPSEVPAR, translated from the coding sequence ATGCCGCTCCCGTACGACGACGCCGAGAAGTTCACCGCCTACGCCCACCCCGAGCGCCTGGTCAGCACCGACTGGCTCGCCGAGCACCTCGGTGACCCGGGCCTGGTCGTGGTCGAGTCGGATGAGGACGTGCTGCTCTACGACACCGGTCACATCCCCGGCGCAGTGAAGATCGACTGGCACACCGACCTCAATGACCCCGTCACCCGCGACTACGTCGACGGTGAGGGATTTGCCGCCCTGATGGCGGCCAAGGGGATCAGCCGCGACACCACCGTGGTGATCTACGGCGACAAGAACAACTGGTGGGCGGCCTACGCCCTGTGGGTGTTCACCCTGTTCGGGCACCCGGACGTACGCCTGCTCGACGGCGGCCGCGCCCTGTGGGTGGCCGAGGGTCGCGACTTCACCAAGGAGGTGCCGAGCCCACAGCCCACGGACTACCCCGTGGTGGAGCGCGAGGACACGGTGGTCCGTGCCTTCAAGGAGGACGTGCTCGGCTTCCTCGGCGGCCAGCTCGTCGACGTGCGCTCATTGCCGGAGTACACCGGCGAGCGCACCCACATGCCGGACTACCCCGACGAGGGCAGCCTGCGCGGCGGTCACATCCCCGGTGCGCAGTCCGTGCCGTGGGCTCGAGCGGCGAACGAGGACGGTACGTTCAAGTCCCGCACGGAGCTGGAGGAGATCTACCGGCACGAGAAGGGCCTGAGCCCGCAGGAACCGGTGATCGCGTACTGCCGGATCGGTGAGCGTTCCAGTCACACCTGGTTCGTGCTCTCCCACCTGCTCGGGTTCCCCCACGTCCGCAACTACGACGGCTCCTGGACCGAGTGGGGCAACGCGGTGCGCGTGCCGATCGTGCGTGGGGAGCAGCCTGGTGAGGTGCCCAGCGAGGTGCCTGCTCGATGA
- a CDS encoding nucleoside deaminase, with protein MITTTDRRHLRRCVDLARTALEAGDEPFGSVLVAADGRELFADHNHVAGGDHTQHPEFAIARWAAQNLGSADRASATVYTSGEHCPMCAAAHGWVGLGRIVYASSSAQLTAWHTEWGIPPGPVRALPITHVVPGAVVDGPDPHLADEVRNLHRRLLGLTP; from the coding sequence ATGATCACCACAACGGATCGGCGCCACCTGCGCCGCTGCGTGGACCTGGCCCGCACCGCCCTGGAAGCCGGGGACGAGCCGTTCGGCTCCGTACTCGTCGCGGCCGACGGGCGCGAGCTGTTCGCCGACCACAACCACGTGGCCGGTGGCGACCATACGCAGCACCCCGAGTTCGCCATCGCCCGGTGGGCGGCCCAGAATCTTGGCTCCGCGGACCGCGCGAGCGCCACCGTCTACACCTCGGGCGAGCACTGCCCAATGTGCGCGGCCGCGCACGGATGGGTCGGCCTGGGCCGGATCGTCTACGCCAGCAGCTCGGCACAACTGACCGCCTGGCACACCGAGTGGGGCATCCCGCCCGGCCCCGTACGGGCGCTACCCATCACGCACGTGGTACCGGGCGCCGTCGTGGATGGGCCCGACCCGCACCTCGCGGACGAGGTGCGGAACCTGCACCGACGGCTCCTCGGCCTCACGCCATAG
- a CDS encoding potassium channel family protein — MAENIRGGAPRTSLSPSDSVVVAGLGRFGRALAIELAQAGVDVLGIDTNPEIVQELSGVLTHVVRADSTKKEVLDQLAVPDFTHAVVGIGSDLEASILTASWFVRFGIGKVWAKAITDPHGQILEQIGVHHVVYPESDMGRRVAHLLRGSIADYQDLGGGFAMITATVPPSLVGSSIATIGLRSKHNLNVTAVRKRDAGWAHADGDTVLDWGDKVIVVGPAEKAERFIDMA, encoded by the coding sequence TTGGCTGAGAACATTCGCGGGGGAGCTCCCCGCACGTCCCTGAGCCCTTCGGACTCGGTGGTGGTGGCCGGGCTCGGCCGCTTCGGCAGAGCCCTGGCGATCGAGCTCGCGCAGGCGGGCGTGGACGTGCTCGGCATCGACACCAACCCGGAGATCGTCCAGGAGCTCAGCGGGGTGCTGACGCACGTGGTGCGCGCTGACTCCACCAAGAAGGAAGTGCTCGACCAGCTCGCCGTGCCGGACTTCACGCATGCGGTCGTGGGGATCGGCAGCGACCTTGAGGCCTCCATCCTGACCGCCTCGTGGTTCGTTCGCTTCGGCATCGGCAAGGTGTGGGCGAAGGCGATCACCGACCCGCACGGTCAGATCCTTGAGCAGATCGGGGTGCACCATGTGGTCTACCCGGAGTCGGACATGGGTCGGCGGGTGGCGCACTTGCTCCGCGGGTCGATCGCCGACTACCAGGATCTCGGGGGAGGTTTCGCGATGATCACCGCCACGGTGCCGCCGTCGCTGGTGGGCTCCTCGATCGCCACGATCGGGCTGCGCTCCAAGCACAACCTGAACGTGACCGCCGTCCGCAAGCGGGACGCCGGGTGGGCGCACGCCGATGGCGACACGGTGCTGGACTGGGGCGACAAGGTGATCGTGGTGGGACCGGCGGAGAAGGCCGAGCGCTTCATCGATATGGCGTGA